One window of Akkermansia biwaensis genomic DNA carries:
- a CDS encoding MFS transporter translates to MKRENNQHAGNAGGLLVFILTAGVFGIINTEMGVVGILPQIAETFRISVPDAGWTVGLFALIVALSAPVMPMLFSRVNRRTVMLLALGTFTLSNLVSAFTDSFTVVLIARAIPAFLHPVYVSMAFTVAAASAGKAGAPRAVARVFIGVSAGMVLGVPVTSFIASMASFSMAMLFFAAVNAVVLVATLLFVPSLPVRERLSYGTQLGVLKKAVTWQAILAVTMINAAMFGFFSYMSDYLKTITEISYTLIGTVLLVYGLANIVGNVLAGRLLSMNAARCVTLIPFVLFAVYASLFLLGGWLVPVIAIIFVLGILAGIASNNMQYIITDAAPEAPDFANGLFLASANLGTTVGTAVCGLFITFFNTRYSVLGALLFLVAGIVFIFLRNRSSNPLSSSQILKNNHEKPSFRTH, encoded by the coding sequence ATGAAACGGGAAAACAACCAGCATGCGGGAAATGCGGGCGGTCTGCTTGTCTTTATCCTTACTGCCGGCGTATTCGGGATCATTAATACGGAAATGGGAGTCGTGGGGATTCTTCCCCAGATAGCGGAGACATTTCGGATCAGCGTGCCGGATGCGGGCTGGACGGTCGGCCTGTTTGCGCTGATTGTGGCCTTGTCCGCTCCCGTCATGCCGATGTTGTTTTCCAGGGTCAACCGCAGGACGGTCATGCTGCTGGCCCTGGGAACCTTCACGCTGAGCAATCTTGTTTCAGCATTTACCGACAGTTTTACAGTCGTGTTGATAGCCCGGGCCATTCCCGCCTTCCTTCACCCGGTTTACGTTTCCATGGCCTTCACGGTGGCTGCGGCGTCGGCAGGAAAGGCGGGAGCCCCCAGGGCGGTTGCCAGGGTCTTCATCGGTGTATCGGCCGGAATGGTTCTGGGTGTTCCGGTCACCAGCTTCATCGCAAGTATGGCGTCGTTCTCCATGGCCATGCTGTTCTTTGCCGCCGTGAATGCCGTGGTGCTTGTGGCTACGCTGCTCTTTGTTCCCTCTCTGCCCGTCCGGGAGCGACTTTCCTATGGAACTCAGCTGGGCGTACTGAAAAAGGCAGTTACCTGGCAGGCCATTCTGGCCGTTACAATGATCAACGCGGCCATGTTCGGCTTTTTCAGCTACATGTCGGACTATCTGAAAACGATAACGGAAATATCCTACACGCTCATTGGCACGGTATTGCTAGTGTACGGACTGGCCAATATCGTCGGCAACGTCCTGGCGGGCAGGCTGCTTTCCATGAATGCCGCACGGTGTGTAACCCTTATCCCGTTTGTCCTCTTTGCGGTTTACGCGTCCTTGTTCCTGCTGGGTGGCTGGCTTGTCCCGGTAATAGCCATCATCTTTGTTCTGGGAATTCTGGCGGGCATTGCCAGCAACAACATGCAATACATCATCACGGATGCCGCGCCGGAAGCTCCCGATTTTGCCAATGGCCTGTTTCTGGCGTCCGCCAACCTTGGAACGACAGTGGGGACGGCCGTTTGCGGATTGTTCATCACCTTCTTCAATACGCGTTATTCCGTATTGGGGGCGCTCCTGTTTCTCGTGGCGGGCATCGTCTTCATCTTCCTCAGGAATCGTTCCTCAAATCCTCTCTCATCTTCTCAAATCTTGAAAAACAACCATGAAAAACCATCCTTCAGAACACATTGA